ACTCCTGCGGCTCCGCAGGCGGCGGCGTCGGCGCCCCCGGCAGCCGTACGGTCGCCACCGTCCCGCCGCCCTCCGCGCGAGCCAGGGTGACCTGGCCGCCGGCCTGCTCGACGGTACGGGCCACGATCGACAGGCCCAGTCCCGAGCCCGGAAGGGCCCGCGCGCTCGGTGAGCGCCAGAAGCGGTCGAAGACGTGGGGGAGTTCGTCGGCGGGGATGCCGGGGCCGTGGTCGCGGACGGTCAGGACACCGTCGTTCAGTACGACCTCGATCGTGCCGCTCTCCGGGCTGAACTTCACCGCGTTGTCGAGGATGTTGACCACCGCGCGCTCCAGCGCCGTCGGCTCCGCGCGGACGTACCAGGGCTGGAGGTCGGCCGTGATCGTCAGCTCCGGGCCGCGCAGCCGTGCCCGGCGCAGGGCGGCCTCGACGGTGTCCTCCAGGGAGACCACCTGGACGCGTTCGCCGCGCTGGCCCTCCGAGCGGGACAGCTCCTGCAAGTCGCCTATCAGGGCGGCCAGTTCGGTCATCTGTGCCTTCACCGAGGCGAGGAGCGCCTTGCGGTCGGCCTCCGGGATGGGGCGGCCCGTCTCCTCGCTGCGGGTGAGGAGTTCGATGTTGGTGCGGAGGGAGGTGAGGGGGGTGCGGAGTTCGTGGCCGGCGTCGGCGATGAGCTGTTGCTGGAGTTCGCGGGAGTTGGCCAGGGCGGACGTCATGGAGTTGAAGGAGCGGGAGAGACGGGCTACCTCGTCCTCGGCGTCGTCCTCCACCGGGATGCGGACGCTCAAGTCCTCGGTGCGGGCTACATGTTCGACGGCCTCGGTGAGTTTGTCGACGGGGCGGAGGCCTGCGCGGGCTACTGCGAGGCCTGCGGCTCCGGCGCCTACGACTCCTACGCCCGAGACGAGGAGGAGGATCAGGGCGAGGTCGTTGAGGGTGGACTTGGTGCCCTCCAGCGACACCGCGATGCTGATGGCGACGTAGGACTGCTCTCCCGTGACGGGGTTCTGTGCGGGCTGCGGCACGGTCCTCACGCGTACCGGCGTACCGTCGTCGGCCGTGCCGTTGCGGATGATGCCCTCGCCGGAATCCCCGTTCTTGATCACGTCCTTGTCGGCCTGGGTGACCTTGACCGCACCGATGGAGTCGTCGGTGACGCAGGGGGTTCCGTCCGCCTTGACGACCTGGGAGTACAGGTTCCGGAAGGGCTTCGTGCTCTGCGGGGACTGAGTGCAGTTGGCGAGCGCGTTCTGCATGTCCACCCACTGCCCGGGCTTCAGCCGTGCGGCCTGCTCCAGGTCGTCGTTCACCTGGGCGTCCAACCGCCCCCGCACGATGAACCAACAGGTAACCGAAACCGCCGCCACCGCGAACGCCACAGCCGCCGCCACCAAGAGCGCCAGCCGCGACCGGATCGGCCGCGACCGGAACCGGCGTAGAACCCTGTTCACTCCGCCCCACCCTGCCGCAGCACATACCCCACACCCCGAACCGTGTGCACGAGCCGCGGCTCGCCGCCCGCCTCGGTCTTGCGGCGCAGGTACATGACGTACACATCGAGGGAGTTGGAGGAGGGCTCGAAGTCGAAGCCCCACACCGCCTTCAGGATCTGCTCCCTGGTCAGCACCTGGCGCGGATGCGCCATGAACATCTCCAGCAGCGTGAACTCCGTACGGGTCAGCTCCACCGGTCGCCCACCCCGCGTCACCTCACGCGTGGCGAGATCCATGCGCAGGTCGGCGAAGGTCAGCGCGTCGTCCTCCTCCACCGCGCCCGCACCGGCCGCCGCCGCGTACGAGCTGCGCCGCAGCAGGGCGCGGACCCGGGCGAACAGCT
Above is a window of Streptomyces sp. DT2A-34 DNA encoding:
- a CDS encoding HAMP domain-containing sensor histidine kinase, with protein sequence MNRVLRRFRSRPIRSRLALLVAAAVAFAVAAVSVTCWFIVRGRLDAQVNDDLEQAARLKPGQWVDMQNALANCTQSPQSTKPFRNLYSQVVKADGTPCVTDDSIGAVKVTQADKDVIKNGDSGEGIIRNGTADDGTPVRVRTVPQPAQNPVTGEQSYVAISIAVSLEGTKSTLNDLALILLLVSGVGVVGAGAAGLAVARAGLRPVDKLTEAVEHVARTEDLSVRIPVEDDAEDEVARLSRSFNSMTSALANSRELQQQLIADAGHELRTPLTSLRTNIELLTRSEETGRPIPEADRKALLASVKAQMTELAALIGDLQELSRSEGQRGERVQVVSLEDTVEAALRRARLRGPELTITADLQPWYVRAEPTALERAVVNILDNAVKFSPESGTIEVVLNDGVLTVRDHGPGIPADELPHVFDRFWRSPSARALPGSGLGLSIVARTVEQAGGQVTLARAEGGGTVATVRLPGAPTPPPAEPQES
- a CDS encoding response regulator transcription factor; this translates as MSPADGDRDPQRILIVDDEPAVREALQRSLAFEGYDTEVAVDGADALEKATAYRPDLVILDIQMPRMDGLTAARRIRGAGDTTPILMLTARDTVGDRVTGLDAGADDYLVKPFELDELFARVRALLRRSSYAAAAGAGAVEEDDALTFADLRMDLATREVTRGGRPVELTRTEFTLLEMFMAHPRQVLTREQILKAVWGFDFEPSSNSLDVYVMYLRRKTEAGGEPRLVHTVRGVGYVLRQGGAE